The DNA sequence TATCATGTGGCGAGAACTAAACAGTGGTTCAGTTATTTACGAAAACAGTATGCTGAAGCTCAGCCACTGTTCAGCGATATCCGGGGCCTGACCCGCGCCGATGAGATTACCCGGGCAATCGAGTTACACGCCAGCGCTTTTCCCGATGAGGGTGGTGAGCATTAAGCGCGCCAGCATATTGATATATTGTCTGGTAATCAACCGCATGTATCACTGCCAGAACGTGGTTTTTAATCACTATAGGCTGTACGGGATCCTGAACCCGGTGGTGTTCTGCATTGGTTGTAAAAATAAGCAGATTTTTTGTTTGTGATGCAACGGTGAGAGGAAGTGGTGCTGTAAGGGCTGTCATCAATAACAGAAAGCAATTACTGACGCTTTGCAGAGGTATCATCAGCCCCGTCTTAACGAGGCTGATGAGTTAAAAACGGTATCGATGGATTATGGCGTATGGGAAACAGCCGGCTGCTCATAGATAGGGCCAAGCTGATGGGGAACCGTAAATGAGCCATCAGCTACCGGCGCAGCTGGAGTGACGCCGGTGCCTGTCACTTTTGGAGATTCTGCCGGAGAGGTTGCCGTTTCGACGGGTTGAGCATCATTCTTTTCCTGCACTGGTACTGGCTGACTGCGATTATCTTCAGCGTTGCCGCTGATATTAACCGGCATTCCGGAACGCGTATTGAGCGCAGATTCAACTGCAGAGGTAACGACACTGCTATCCGCAATCACTTTCTCAACAGCCGGAGTCAGCGTTAAAGGAACAGGTTCATGAGAATCGAATTGTTCCTGAGTACGCGAGAGTGGATCATGTACTTCCAGTAAACGCGACCCATCGGGTTCAACACTCGCTTTAACAGGCTGGTTGATAAATTGCACCGTGGTGCCAACCGGAACGTTTTTGAATAACCATTCGATATCAACTGCACGTAAACGTACACAACCATGACTGACCCGGAGCCCGATGCCGAAATTCGCATTGGTACCGTGAACAGCATAAAGCCGTCCGACATAGAGGGCATAAAGGCCCATTGGATTATCGGGTCCGGCAGGGAATACAGCAGGCAAATGTTCCCCGCGTGCAGCATATTCGGCATGCATTTTTGCGGTGGGCGTCCAGGTTGGCCCTTGTTTTTTGCGTTCGACTTTAGTGACCCAGTTCAGTGGTGTGTCCTTGCCTAGCTCACCAATACCTATCGGCAAAACAATGACCTTTTTTTGTCCCTTAGGATAATAATAGAGACGCATTTCAGCACTGTTGATGACGATGCCTTCTCGAGGGGCATCGGGCAGTAACAGTTGTTGCGGAATGACTAATTTGCTGTTGGCTACCGGAAGATAAACATCAACACCTGGATTGGCCTCCAGCATGTTACTTAACCCCATTTGATATTGAGCAGCAAAAGCCTCCAGAGGAAGCTTACTGTCTGAGGGGATAGTTACCTCAAGGTTCTGGCCCACCAGACGACTGCCAGGGGCAGGAAGATCGTAAGTTATGGCAACTGCTGTTTTACTGCTTACTGCAGCAACAATCAACAGGCAAGCAAATCTGCAAAGGCTTTTTTTCATAGTCGTTAAGATGATGCACCAGGTAAAAGTGTGATAGATGACAAAACCACGGCCCACTGCGGGCAAAGTAGTATAAGGGTATAATCCTGTTACGACAAATGATGAGTATTTTTGATAGAGACACTTTACAAAACTGTGACGAAGAACCGGTTATTCGTTCTTATTGTCGATAATCCTCGCCGCTATTTTTCATCGTCTATACTCAATCTGTTATCCGTGTGTTGACAAAGAATAAACGTGAGAGGAAATAAAATGTACTCAGTAGAAAATAAGGTCGCGATTGTCACAGCATCAGATTCGGGAATTGGTCAGTCATGTGCCCTTATGCTGGCGGAACAGGGCTTCCATATAGGGATTACCTGCCATTCTGATGAAAAAGCAGCAAATGTTACTGCGGAACAAGTTCGTCAACTGGGACGTAAAGCTGAGATACAGAAACTGGATTTATCAGATCCGGAAGCCGCAGGAGAAGCACTTGAAGCCTTGATTACTCGTATGGGTAGGGTGGATGTGCTGGTCAATAATGCTGGTGTAAACATCAAAGCTGATTTTTTAGACACGACACTGGAAAACTGGCGTAAGGTGTTCACGGTGAATGTTGAAGGCTCATTTGTCTGTTCGCAGACAGCAGCACGGCACATGGTGAAGCAGGGGGACGGCGGACGTATTATTAATATCACTTCGGTGCATGAGTTTACTCCGTTGCCCAATTCCGTTGCTTATACAGCGACAAAACATGCGCTTGGCGGCCTGACTAAATCGATGGCGTTAAGCTTATTACCCCATGGTATTCTGGTCAATGCAGTGGCACCGGGCACCATTGCCACGCCAATGAATCAAATGGGAACGGATGATGCAGAGAAGATAGTCATTCCTGAAATACCGGCACAACGCCCCGGTGATCGCCGTGAAGTGGCGAGTATGGTAGCCTGGCTTTGTTCTCCGTGGTCCAGCTATACCACTGGTCAATCTTTTATCATCGATGGTGGGTTTATGCTGGCTAATCCGCAATACTTTATACAAAAACCAGCATAACACCTTATCAACGCAGCCTTGCCGATTGGGTTCATATGCCTGTGAAGAGTAGTATGGCATCTGAGCCCAAGCGCTCACCGGATCAAACCAGAGAATGGTCTATTTCTTTTTACCGCGCTGGCGAAAATAAACACGTAGCGCCACAACCATCAGCACCACCGCAGCAAGAACAAACAGCGGCTTTAGATGGGTATCGAGAGCATTAAGCCATGGAGCGACCAGGTTGCCGGCCAGATATCCCAGCGACACGAACAGTAAGGCCCAGCAAACAGAACCTATTATATTGAGCAGTAAAAATTGCCCTGACTTAAGATGACTGGTGCCAATAATCAACGGGCCAATAATGCGCAAGCCATACATGAATCTGACACCAATCACGAAAAGTATCGGTCGTTTGCGTATTAAGCTGTCTGCCTTATCGATTTGCGCCTGGTAGCGTGAGAAACGTGATAATATTTTTTCTCCCCAATAGCGGCCGAGAAAAAAAAGTGTTGTGTCACCGACTACGGCCCCGATTATCGCCACCAGTAAAACCATATCGTAGTTGAGTAATCCCTGGTGAGCAGCAACGCCGGCCAATAAGGTAAAGGTTTCACCCTCAGCGATACAGCCAAAAAAAAGCGCCAGGTAACCATGTTCAGTGATCAGGGAATTGATATCCATAAACTTCTCATATAGAAAGAAACTGTCAGTGAAAGTGTAGCGCCAAATGTCACTGCTGAGATACCAATCTGTTGCTGACATGGAAAGAAACGATTCTGTGCTGGAAGCAGGTTGAATGCCGGGCGTATGATGCCCACCCAGCTGACATAATTTGCCTGGTTACCGATCGTTTCCTGATCGTACACATCTTTCATTGACTAAAATTGATATTATGCCTGAGAAAAATTTTCGCGTGTCACTCGTTTGGTTATTGCTGTTCTTCGTTCAATGCTGGAGTGGACAAGCCGCAGCAACCCCCTCAACAAGAACAACCTTACCGCAAATAGCATCAGGAAGTGCGATGATTGTAGATTTGAGAACCGGTGAAGAGTTGTTTGCCAGTCACCCGGATAATGTTCGCCCGATCGCCTCGATCACCAAGCTCATGACCGTTATCGTGGCACTGGATGCCCATCAGCCGCTGGATGAATTACTTGCTATCGATATCAGTCAGACACCGGAAATGCGGGGTGTCTATTCACGGGTACGTTTGAATAGCAAAATCAGTCGGCGAAACTTGATGTTACTGGCGCTAATGTCTTCGGAAAATCGTGCGGCTGCAACACTTGCGCATCACTATCCCGGTGGTTACACGGCATTTATCCGGGCGATGAACACTAAGGCGCAGCAACTGGGAATGCATCATACCCATTACCAGGAGCCTACCGGACTGTCGGAAAAGAATGTCTCAACTGCGCGGGATCTGGTTATATTACTGGAGGCGACAACCCATTACCCTCTTATCAGTCAGCTCAGTGTCACGCCTGAAACCAGTGTGCATTTTTCACACCCTGACTATACGCTCTCGTTTCGTAATACCAATCACCTGATTTATCGCGCTGACTGGCAAATTCAACTGACGAAAACCGGTTATACCGATGAAGCCGGTCACTGTCTGGTGATGCGCACTGTGATAAATCAGCATCCGGTAGCGCTGGTCGTGATGGACGCTTTTGGTAAATACACGCATTTCGCTGATGCCAGGCGGTTGCGTAGTTGGATAGAGACGGGCAAAGTCTCTGCAGTACCTGCTGAAGCACTCGAGTATAAAGCGAGTAAGCGTAAAAATGAGTTGTCAGCAGACCGTGACTGATTTTGACTGCACTGCAGAAAAATAAAATTTCGGTAAAAAATCTGAAAGTGCTGCCGCAGACTAGGACATACACTTTGCAGCATTAGTTCGTGATCATTTTGACTGTTATTGTTTGAGATCCGGAATCTGCCATGTCGACATTAATTGCTAGTCTGCGTCTGTTTTTTTTGTCATTTTTCCTGCTGACAGCCAGCGGCGTCAGCGCCGAACCGACCCCCGGTGACCCGGGGGCAACTACTGAGGTTCCGGTAAATGCTGCGGTTGAGTTGCCGAAAATGCAAAAAATTCTCGACAGTATCAAACAGCAGGTTTCCGGGGAAACTAATGACAGTAAGTTGATTACCCTGAATGACATGGCACTGGAATTATCCAAAGATGCAGATACCTTAATGCAGGGTATTATGCCCCAGTTGACCCAGGTTCAGGCGCAACTCTCAGTACTGGGTCCGGCACATGAGGCTGGCAACACGCATGCGGCCATTAAAGAGACGGCTCAGGTCACCAGTAAACGTAAAAACCTTGAAAGCCAGAAAAGCAAGGTCAATGATCAAATTCGTCAGGCAGAAGCGATAAAAAATGGCTCCATCACGTTGTCTACTCAGATTATCAATCTGCGTCGTGATGCGTTAAAGACCCAGCTCGCTCTGAATACTGGCAGTATTTTTAGTTATCATTTCTGGTCACCTCTGTTTAATGCCGACAGTGATGATCAGCAACGGATCAAAGATTTTTGTCAGGTTCTGATCGATACCATCAGCCTGTCATGGACCCCAGGCTGGCGCGTCGGGACGCTGTTATGGTTGCTGGCGGCTTGCCTTGTCGCCACCCTGGGGCGGCGTTATCTGGAACAATCCCTTGCCTGGGTAGGCATCCATTTGCTTCCGGAAGGCCGTTTAAGGCGCAGTTTTCTTGCTGCTGCCATCGCGTTAACCTCGTTATTTGCCGTTGTACTCTCTTTCAATTTTCTTGAACTGGCACTGACGCGTCATAGTGATGTTACGGATGATGTGAGACTTTTTGCCGATAAACTGGTGGGTCTGAGCATTTTCTGTGGGCTGATCGCAGGCCTGGGACGAGCTTTTCTTTCGACACGGCGTCCTTCGTGGCGGTTGCCTAACATCTCCGACCCGGTAGCGCGCGCGCTGAAGCCTTTTCCACCATTGACTGCGGTGCTGGTCTTTTTGTTTCAGGCGATCGAAATTCTTAACAGCAGTGTGAATACCAGCGTTAGCACAACGGTTTTTGTTAACGGTTTAACTGCACTGTTGATTGGTGGCACGGCGCTGACCATCAGTTTTCGTACAAATCGCGTTCGCCGCCGAATGACCCTTGCAGGAGAACAACCTGAAGCACGCTCGACATTAGTCGGCCTGATTCAGATGGCGATCACCCTGGTGGGGGTATCGGTCATGATTACTCTTGCAATTGGCTATATTACCCTGGCACGCTTTCTGAGCTATGAATTGATCTGGATGGGGATCGTGATGGGGATATTTTTTATCTTCAGTAAACTCATCACTGACAGCTGTGAAAGTTTTTTCTCTACCGATAATGCCATCGGAAAAGGTATACAACGTTCGTTAAATATTGACAGTCGGCACCTTGCACAGGCGGCAGCGCTGCTGAGTGGTATTGGTAAATCACTACTGGTGTTGGGCGCGGCGATAGCAATATTGAATGGTACTTTCGGAAGTGCGACACCCATAGAGCTGGTGCAAAAGGCCATAGAATTCTGGGGAGGTAAAGGGCTCCATCAGCTGGATGTTGTTCCGGCACACGTTGTTAATGCTCTGCTATGGCTGGTAGTAGCCATTTATGTGATGCGATCTGTACGTCGCTGGCTGGAGTTTGATTTTCTGCCGAAAACCGCCATGGATGAAGGGATGCGCGTGTCACTGGTGACCTTGTTCACTAATCTCGGTTATGTGTTGGTCTTTCTCGTCGCACTCTCACTGTTGGGTGTGCAATGGAATAAATTAGCCTGGATTGTCAGTGCACTTTCCGTGGGTATCGGTTTTGGTCTGCAGGAAATTGTTAAAAATTTCATCTCGGGTTTGATATTGCTGACGGAGAGACCGGTAAAAGTGGGTGATTTAATAAGTATCAGTGGTATAGAAGGTGACATCAGACGTATCAACGTACGTGCCACTGAGATACAACTGACCGATAAATCCACTGTTATCGTGCCCAACTCACAGTTAATTTCACAAAATGTCCGTAATGTCACTATGGGAAATGCACAGGGCGTTGTGGTGATCATGCTCACGCTGCCTCTGGATATCGATCCTCAATTAGTTCGTGAGTTGTTGTTGGATGTCTTTACACAGAATGAACGCATTCTCGACACACCACCACCTTCTGTCACTTTCAGAGAGTTAACTGCCAGCGGCATTGTGCTTTCGATCAGTGGTAATGTCGCCAGTCCACGCTATGTATCTGGTGCTAAAAGTGATTTGTTATTTGAAATACTGACCCGATTACGCGCAGAAGGTGTCGGATTATCTTCACCGCAGACAATGATAGTTGAACAGAAAAAATGATCGCGTAGTGGAGGATAACTACCCAGTAATTTTACGTTATGCCACACTGAATCTACGATATTGTGGCGTAATACTTTATTCGTCTGAACGTTACCTGAGAGAAACCTGATGAAATGGATTTGCTCTGTTAGCCTGGCAGTCAGCCTGGCCCTGCAACCTGCTTTTGCTAATGATACCTTCGTGCCCCATGCCTTGACACCTGAAGCCAGGGACAAGTTTGTGACTGAGATGCTCAACAAGATGACTCTGGACGAAAAGATAGGTCAATTAAGATTGATCAGCGTCGGACCAGACAATCCGAAGGAAGCGATCCGTGACATGATCCAGAAAGGACAGGTGGGTGCCATTTTTAATACGGTGACACGCCCTGATATACGTGCCATGCAGGATCAGGTGATGTCATTGAGTCGTTTGAAAATCCCCCTGTTCTTTGCGTTTGATGTGGTGCATGGTCAACGCACAGTGTTTCCTATTCCACTTGGGCTTGCTGCCAGCTGGGATCTTGATGCAGTGGCACGAGTGGGAAGAATTTCAGCCTACGAAGCGGCTGATGATGGTCTGAACATGACCTGGGCTCCGATGGTTGACGTGACCCGTGAGCCTCGCTGGGGAAGAGTATCAGAGAGTTTTGGCGAAGATACCTACCTCACCTCCGCTATGGGGCGAGTGATGGTGGAATCGATGCAGGGAAAGAGCCCTGCAGATCGTTATTCAGTAATGACCAGTGTTAAGCACTTTGCTGCTTATGGTGCAGTCGAAGGTGGTCGTGATTACAATACTGTCGACATGAGTCCACAACGTCTTGCTCAGGATTATCTGCCACTCTACAAGGCGGCCCTGGATGCTGGCAGTGGCGGTGTGATGGTGGCGCTTAATTCCGTAAATGGGGTACCCGCTACCGCGGATCGTAGTTTACTGGTTGATTTGTTACGTAATGACTGGAAATTCAAAGGGATAACCATCAGCGATCATGGTGCGATTAAAGAGTTATTAAAACATGGCGTGGCCAGTGATCCGGAAGATGCTGTGCGTGTCGCGATTAATTCAGGTATCGACATGAGCATGAGCGATGAATACTACAGCCACTATTTACCCGGTTTAGTACGTCGCGGTGCGGTCAGTAAGCAAGTGATTGATGATGTGGTTCGTCACGTATTGAATGTGAAGTATGACATGGGATTATTCAATGATCCCTACAGCCATCTCGGTCCGGCGGGTAGCGATCCGCAGAACACCAATGCTGAGAGTCGATTGCATCGCAACGATGCACGTGAAGTGGCTCGCAGTAGTATGGTTCTGCTGAAAAATAACAAAGAGACCCTGCCGCTGAGAAAAAATGGAACCATTGCATTGATTGGTCCATTAGCCGACAGCCAGCGCGACATCATGGGAAGTTGGTCAGCAGCTGGTGTGGTCAAACAATCAGTAACTGTTTTGCAAGGCATGAAAAATGCCACTCAAAATAAAGCAACACTCCTGTATGCAAAAGGGGCAAATGTCACTGATCACAAGGGCATTCAGGATTTTCTGAACCTTTATGAAAAAGCGGTCACCATTGACCCGCGTAGTGCACCGCAGATGCGTGATGAAGCTGTTGCCGTTGCCCAAAAAGCAGATGTGATTGTGGCGGTCGTGGGCGAAGCCCAAGGGATGGCGCATGAGGCATCAAGCCGGAGTGAATTGTCCATCCCGCAGGTGCAACGTGATTTAATCACAGCGCTGAAAGCGACAGGAAAGCCGCTGGTATTAGTGTTGATGAATGGTCGTCCACTGACACTGATGAATGAAAATGATCAGGCCGATGCTATTCTTGAAACCTGGTTCAGTGGTACAGAAGGGGGCAATGCTATTGCTGATGTTCTGTTCGGTGATTATAACCCATCAGGTAAATTGCCGATGACTTTCCCACGTTCCGTCGGTCAAATTCCGCTGTACTATAACCACCTGAATACGGGCAGACCGTATAACGGCAGCAGACCAAACAAATATACATCTCATTACTACGACGCACAAAACGGGCCACTTTACCCCTTTGGTTACGGACTGAGTTACACAACATTTGATGTTTCTGCTGTGAAACTCTCTGCACAAACTCTGTCAGGTAATGGAGTGCTTCAGGCAAGTGTGACTGTCACCAATAAAGGTAAGCGCGATGGTTCGACTGTAGTACAGATGTACCTGAATGACCCGGTGGCATCACTGAGCCGACCGGTGAAGGAGTTAAAAGGATTTAAAAAAGTGATGCTGAAAGCGGGAGAGTCACAGACAGTTTCTTTCCCTATCGATGCTAGCGCACTGCGTTTCTGGAATGCAAAAATGCAGCAGGTTGTTGAACCGGGTAAATTTGTCGTGATGATAGGCCTTGATTCAGTTCGTACTCAGAGTGCTGAATTCACTTATCACGAAAAGCGATAAACAAAGCGGTGAAGGGGAGCTATGCTCCCCTTTGACGTAATATACGTCGAATAATAAACGAAACGGTACGGGCACGTATTACTCTGCGCTGCCAGCACGTCATGAACGGATGAGGATGGTGTAGCCTGTTAACATCACGCCACCAATGCCGCCAATTGCCATCATCAGAAACAGTACAATAACCCCTATTTTTTGCCAGTTCATACAGCCTGCCATCGTCATAATAAAAGTAAAAGTTTACTATAGCGCGTTTTCACCATTATGACGACTTTCAGGCCAGCTCTCGTTGGCTAAGCAGGATAATCTGGTATCCTTCGCGCTGCCACTGAGCAATTTGTTTATCCTGACTGATTGTCGGAGGTTTCGCTGTAAAAATAAACTGGGTGAGTTCAGCAAACAACGCCGGACGTAATACGTTCAGGGGTTCCGCCAGAACATTAATCCGCCAGCCCTCCTGAGAAAGACGCCATGCTTCCAGCCACAGCCGTGTGCGGTCATCACTTCCCCACGCCATCACTAACGCATCTTTGCCGGCTTTTTTACGTGATCCAGTCAGACAAAACGCCACATAATCGATTAAAGCGCCGTCAAGCAGGCTGCTAAGAGCCCGGGCAGTATTTTGTTCCAGTGCCAGGCGTTGTCTTACCGGAACAAAAACATGATCAATCAGTTCACCCACAGGGTGTTCACGCCCTATAGCGGCGATGCGTGTTCGCAACTTAGAGGGTCTGACCAGGCGTAAGACGTTCAGTATCTCTTCCTGCAGTGTCTGCCAGCCATTATTGGTGTCAAGCTCAGCGCCTTCGAGTAATGCTTTGGCTTTACCTACTGCAACGCCACTGCTTATCCAACGTTTAATTTCCTGGATTCTTTGAATATCTTCGTCATCGAACAAACGATGACCGCCTTCGGTACGTTTGGGTTTTAATAAACCGTAGCGTCGTTGCCAGGCGCGTAAAGTAACCGGATTGATTGCGCACCGTTCTGCTACTTCACCAATACTGTATAACCCCATGCCATTCCTCTTTTTAGCTGACAGCACCAGTCTGTCAAAAAGCACATTTCTATACAACATATTTTTTATTGTACAATTATATCTGTTTAGTTTGAGTATCGGATCATTGGAGAAAATTTTGATGCAAAAGTGTGAAGAGCGTCATGCCGGAAAGTCAAAGAGAGAAGATTTTAGTTAATCATACGTGATTTTTTTTCTTAAGTATTACTTTATAATTCTCCGGTCAAAAGCGTGATCTGTGTTGACGGGTCACGAGTCACCCGCGGAGATACAGGGTAATGATCATGCGTGAGACTCCTGTCGTGAACGAGTGTGCATTATTTGCCGGGAAGCACTTTCATGCTTTTATTCACAATAAGACAGAAAGTAGCAGTGGTCTTCACCAGCACGATTACTATGAATTCACGCTGGTGTTAACCGGCAGGTATTATCAGGAGATTAATGGGAAATGTGTATTGCTAACACGTGGTGATTTTGTTTTTATTCCACCCGGTTCACAACATCAGAGTTTTTATGAATTTGGTGTGACTAAAATTTTTAATGTTGGCATCAGTCACTCATTTTTTACTTCGCATTATAAGAGACTTCTCTCTGAGAATATTATTGCATCACAGGTCTATTCATTAAAAAATGAGTATCTTCGTTATGTTGAATCTGAAGTTGCCTCCCTTAATTTTCATAACACCGAGTTTGACGAATTTTTGGAAACACTGACCTTTTGCATTATCAATCGAGTTCGTCATTTCAGAATGCCAGTCGCACAGGATAGCACCCCGCTTTGGCTGAAAGAGACGATTGCAGCGATGTACGATAAGGCCAATTTTTCTGAACACGCGTTGAACATGATGGTGACATTATCGGGAAAGACACAGTCTTACCTGACAAGGGCAATGCAGCAGTATTACGCGAAAACACCTATGTAGATGATCAATGATATCCGTATCAATTATGCGAAAAAACAACTGAAGATGACTAATTTTTCAGTGACGGACATTGCTTATGAGGCTGGTTACAGTAACCCCAGTGTTTTTATTAATAACTTTAAAAAACAGACATCATTAACACCGGCTAAGTACCGAAAGAAGATGTCAGGTCAGGAATATTTCTTTTTGGAAAAGTGAGAGGTATTTATATTTTTTCTGAAGAAGATAATAATGCCAGCATCTGTTTCTTAAAATTCAGAGTAAAAAATTAACTGATTATATTATTTGCTATTAATTAATCCAGTCAGACTATAAAAAAATTCGATGTTTTACAAAGAGTATGCCCGGGTTTGAGACACGCTATAACTACTTAATGACAAGTAGAGTGAGGCTGACAAAAAAAACTTCAGGTAGTAAGAGATTTTACAGGAGTCATAATGACCAAAAAGTTAAAAGTTGTCACCATTGGTGGGGGCAGCAGTTACACACCTGAACTCCTTGAGGGGTTCATAACACGTTATCACGAGCTGCCGGTAAGTGAGCTTTGGCTGGTGGATATCGCATCAGGGCAAGAGAAACTTGATATAATTTATGCCTCTGCCAGCGCATGGTGGCGCGTGCTGGTATTCCGATGACGGTGCACAAAACCCTCGATCGAAGAGCTGCACTGCAGGAGGCCGATTTTGTGACTACCCAGTTCCGTGTCGGACAACTATAAGCTCGCGAACTGGATGAAAGTATTCCACTGAGCCACGGATATCTGGGGCAGGAAACCAATGGAGCGGGGGGGCTGTTTAAAGGGTTGCGCACCATCCCGGTTATCTTCGAGATATTACGTGATGTACAGGCTATTTGCCCTCAGGCGTGGGTGATCAATTTTACCAATCCTGCGGGGATGGTGACCGAAGCCGTCCATCGACATACTGATTTTAAGAAATTTATCGGTGTTTGTAATATTCCTGTTGGCATGAAAATGTTTATCAATGACGTTTTACAGCTGAGCGCCAGAGATAATCTGTCGGTCGATTTATTTGGTTTAAATCATCTGGTGTTTATTAAAGATGTGCTGGTCAATGGGCAATCACGCTTTGCCGAACTATTAGATGGCGTGGCAACAGGAAATTTGCGCGCCAGTA is a window from the Erwinia sp. genome containing:
- the chbR gene encoding HTH-type transcriptional regulator ChbR (ID:JIFNMEKO_00910;~source:Prodigal:2.6), whose protein sequence is MIMRETPVVNECALFAGKHFHAFIHNKTESSSGLHQHDYYEFTLVLTGRYYQEINGKCVLLTRGDFVFIPPGSQHQSFYEFGVTKIFNVGISHSFFTSHYKRLLSENIIASQVYSLKNEYLRYVESEVASLNFHNTEFDEFLETLTFCIINRVRHFRMPVAQDSTPLWLKETIAAMYDKANFSEHALNMMVTLSGKTQSYLTRAMQQYYAKTPM
- the chbF_1 gene encoding 6-phospho-beta-glucosidase (ID:JIFNMEKO_00911;~source:Prodigal:2.6), with translation MTKKLKVVTIGGGSSYTPELLEGFITRYHELPVSELWLVDIASGQEKLDIIYASASAWWRVLVFR
- the bluR gene encoding HTH-type transcriptional repressor BluR (ID:JIFNMEKO_00909;~source:Prodigal:2.6), which gives rise to MGLYSIGEVAERCAINPVTLRAWQRRYGLLKPKRTEGGHRLFDDEDIQRIQEIKRWISSGVAVGKAKALLEGAELDTNNGWQTLQEEILNVLRLVRPSKLRTRIAAIGREHPVGELIDHVFVPVRQRLALEQNTARALSSLLDGALIDYVAFCLTGSRKKAGKDALVMAWGSDDRTRLWLEAWRLSQEGWRINVLAEPLNVLRPALFAELTQFIFTAKPPTISQDKQIAQWQREGYQIILLSQRELA